The DNA sequence GCCGACAACCTGCCCGTCGCGCACGATCACGCAGCCGACCCGTGGATTGGGGTGCGTCGTGTAATGCCCCTTGCGTGCCAGCTCCAGGGCCCGGGCCATGAAACGGGCGTCGAGAATGGCCTGCTCGGCGGCGGTGGTCATTCTTTCACCGGTTCGCGGGCGAGGCGGTCGATCTCTTCGCGGAACTCGTTGAGGTCCTGGAAGCGGCGGTACACGGAAGCGAAACGGATGTAGGCGACTTCATCGAGCTTTTGCAGCTCGGCCATCACCAGTTCGCCGACCACGAGGGACTTGACCTCGCGCTCGCCGGTGGCGCGCAGCTTGTGTTTGATATGGACCAGCGAGGATTCGAGGCGCTCGACGCTCACCGGACGTTTCTCCAGGGCGCGTTGCATGCCGGCGCGGAGTTTTTCTTCGTCGAACGGTTGGCGGCTGCCGTCGGTTTTGATCAGGCGCGGCAACACCAGTTCGGCCGTCTCGAACGTCGTGAAACGTTCGCCGCAGGCCAGGCATTCACGCCGGCGGCGCACCTGTTCGCCCTCGGCGACCAGACGCGAGTCGATGACCTTGGTGTCGTTGGCACCGCAGAAGGGACAGTGCATGGTGGCTGGCAACAAAAAAAGGGAGGGCCATGGTAGCGCATCCCGGTGGCAAGACAAGCCATAGGCTTTGCGGTATACAGACTGCCATGATCGTTTGATCCATGGATTTCATTTTGCTGGAGCCGCCAATGTCCCTACGACCGCTCGTTTTGCTCAGTGTTTTCAGCCTGCTGGTGGCCTGTGGCAGCGACGCGCCCAAGCCTCAGCCGCCCACGCCGGGCCCGGCGCCGCAACAGGCGCAGAAAAAAGCCCGGGAAGCCGCCGACCTCGGCCCGCTGCCCGCGTATCAACGGGAACTGAGCGGCACCCTGCAAGGCGTGCCGGCGGGCGCCGAAGTCGAACTGGCGCTGCTGGTGATCGACGAAAAGGATCGCCCGCAACAATTGCTCGCCAGTTCCAGCCTGATCGGCAACAACCAGATTCTGCCGTTCCATTTGCGCTTCAACCCCGACGCTTTCCCGGTGGGCGCGCGGGTTGAATTGCGCGGTCGCGCCAGCCAGTCCGGCCAGTTGATCCTGCACCTGCCGTCGCAGACCATCACTCAGCCGACCACCCAGGCGCTGGGCCAGCTGCAATTTGTCAAAGCCCCATGAATGCACCGTCAGACCTGCAACAGTCGCTGGGCGAACTGCTTGGCGACGCGCGACTGAAAGCCTGTGCGTTGCCGGACACCGATTTACAGCTGTGGCTGATCGATGGCGACAACATGGCCCGCGAATTCAGCCAGGAAGAAACCCAACGAATCCTGCATGAACCGCCGTACTGGAGCTTCTGCTGGGCCAGCGGTCTGGCGGTGGCGCGCTATCTGGCGGAGTTTCCCGAGTGGGTTCGGGGCAAGCGGGTGCTGGATTTCGGCGCCGGCTCCGGGATCGCCGGCATCGCGGCGGTGAAGGCCGGGGCGCTGGAGGTGGTGGCCTGCGACCTCGACCCGCTGGCGATTGCCGCCTGTCGGGCGAATGCCGAACTCAATGATGTGCAGATGAGCTATTCCACGGACTTCTTCGCCGAGGCGGATCGCTTCGATCTGATCCTGGTGGCCGACGTTCTCTATGACCGGGAAAACCTGCCGCTGCTCGACGCTTTCCTGAGCCGTGGCCGCGAAGCGCTGGTGGCGGATTCCCGGGTTCGGGATTTCCGTCATCCGTTGTACCGGCGCATCGAAATGCTTGAAGCCATGACCCTGCCGGATCTGGCCGAGCCCGAAGAGTTTCGCCATGTCAGCCTCTACCATGCGGCCCGCGCCTGACCGTATAGTTGCCCCATTCACGCTTTTACGAGATACCCCATGAGTCAGCAAACGCTGTACATCTTCGACGCCACGACGGCCGACTTCGACCAGTCGGTGATCGAGGCTTCCTTTCAAAAACCGGTGCTGGTGGATTTCTGGGCCGAATGGTGTGCGCCGTGCAAGGCGCTGATGCCGATGCTGCAAGGCATCGCCGAGAGCTATCAGGGCGAGTTGCTGCTGGCCAAGGTCAATTGCGATATCGAGCAGGACATCGTCGCCCGCTTCGGCATCCGCAGCCTGCCGACCGTGGTGCTGTTCAAGGACGGTCAACCGGTGGACGGCTTTGCCGGTGCGCAACCGGAATCCGCCGTGCGCGCCCTGCTCGAACCGCATGTGCAGATGCCGGCGCCGTCCGCTGCCGATCCGTTCGAACAGGCTCAGACACTGTTTGACGAGGGCCGCTATGCCGACGCGGAAGCGACACTGGTTACGCTGTTGGGCGTAGACAATACAAACGCCAAGGCGCTGATCCTCTACGCTCGCTGCCTGACCGAACGCGGTGAGCTGGGCGAAGCGCAAACCGTGCTCGACGCGGTCAAGAGCGACGAGCACAAGGCTGCATTGGCCGGCGCCAAGGCACAGATCAAGTTCCTCGGCCTGGCCCGTGACCTGCCGGACGCCGCAGACCTTAAGAGCCGTCTGGCGCAAAACCCGCAGGACGATGAAGCGGTGTATCAACTGGCGATCCAGCAACTGGCCCGTCAGCAATACGAAGCGGCGCTGGACGCGCTGCTCAAGCTGTTCATCCGCAACCGCAGCTATGGCGAAGGCCTGCCGCACAAGACCTTGCTGCAGGTGTTCGAACTGCTGGGCAACGATCACCCGCTGGTGACCGCTTACCGGCGCAAGGTGTTTGCGGCGCTGTACTAAACCCTTACTCGATCCAGCTGTAGAGCGGCGTATCCCCGCCGCTCGCCACCTTCACATCGGGTGAATGACGCAGGCGCACCAGCAAGCGCTTGCCCGCCGCCGCGCTGCCAGTCAGCCCTTCAAGTTGATCCAGCAAATCCGGCCCACTGAGCTGCCCGGCCTTGCGCAACAGATCCCTGGCGAGCTGCCACAACGCGTCATCCTGATTGACCGGTTTCGCCACAGGCGCCGCTGCTGCTTGCGGCTGGGCGGCCTGAACCTGCACGCCAAACGGCGCCCCGAGCCGCGCCCAGTCGCTTTCATCCAGTTCCAGGGTCAAATCCACCGGCAACTCGCCGACGGTTCCGCGTATCCGCAACATAAGCTTCGCTCCCGCACATTTCTGACCTGCATGCTCCCATGGGACTTGTGTAACGCCAAGCGGGCGGGCAAACTCTGCGCACTTTCGTTATAAGATTACATAACAAACTCTTCACTTTACTTCCCGGAGACCGCCATGCGTCGTCTGCTGCTCGCTTTGCCGTTTGCCCTGTTGCCGCTGGCCATCGCCCATGCTGCCGATGAGCATGATCACGACCATGAGCACGGCAGCCTCGGTGCTCACGAACATGGCGTTGGACGTCTGAACGCCGCCCTCGACGGCCAGACCCTGGAGCTGGAGCTGGAAAGCCCGGCGATGAACCTGGTGGGTTTCGAACACGTCGCCACCAGCGATGCCGACAAGGCCAAGGTTGCAGCCGCTCGTGCGCAGCTCGAAAAACCATTGGCGCTGTTCAGCCTGCCGGCCGCCGCCGGTTGCAAGGTCACCAGCCAGGAACTGGAAAGCCCGCTGTTCGGCGACAAGCCGGATGCCGACGACCACGACGAAGAGGAAGCCGGCAAGGACGGTCACGAGCATCATCACGACCACAGTGAAATCCACGCCCACTACCAGTTCAGCTGTGCGGCGCCGGGCGCCTTGAAAACCCTGGATCTGGCGAACCTGTTCAATACCTTCCCGGCCACCCAGAAAATTCAGGTACAACTGATCAGCCCGAGCGGCCAGCAAGGCACGGAAGTGACGGCCAAGGCCGCCGCCCTGAAGTTCTGACACGAAACGGCGCCATGACCCAAGCACTCATCGAACTGTCCGACCTGGGCTTCAACTGGCCCGGTCACCCGCCGCTGCTGGACATCCCGGCGTTTCGTCTGGAAGCCGGCGAAACCCTGTTCCTCAAGGGCCCCAGCGGCAGCGGCAAGACCACTCTGCTCGGCCTGCTCGGCGGGGTGCAGAAACCCGGTCGCGGCAGCATTCGCCTGCTCGGCCAGGAGCTGACCGAACTGGGTGCCGGCGCCCGTGATCGCTTTCGCGTCGATCACACCGGCTACATTTTCCAGCAGTTCAACCTGCTGCCGTTTCTCTCGGTGCGCGAGAACGTCGAGCTGCCCTGCCACTTTTCGAAGCTGCGTGCAGAACGTGCGAGGCAGCGTCATGGCAGTGTCGATCAGGCCGCCGCCACCCTGCTCGCCCATTTGGGTTTGAAGGACGAAAGCATCCTGAGTCGTCGCGCCGATTCGCTGTCGATCGGTCAGCAACAGCGGGTCGCCGCGGCCCGTGCGTTGATCGGCCAGCCGGAGCTGGTGATCGCCGACGAACCGACCTCGGCACTGGATTACGACGCCCGGGAAAACTTCATTCGCCTGCTGTTCGCCGAGTGCCGCGAAGCCGGGTCGAGCCTGTTGTTCGTCAGCCACGACCAGAGCCTGGCGCCGCTGTTCGACCGTCACCTGTCCCTGGCCGAACTCAATCGCGCCGCCACGTCTGCCGAGGTCTGAGATGTATCTGTTCCGTCTGGCCATGGCCAGCCTCGCCAACCGGCGTTTCACTGCCCTGCTCACTGCTTTCGCCATCGCGCTTTCCGTCTGCCTGCTGCTGGCGGTTGAGCGGGTGCGCACCGAAGCCAAGGCCAGTTTTGCCAGCACCATCAGCGGCACCGACCTGATCGTCGGCGCCCGTTCCGGTTCGGTGAACCTGCTGCTGTATTCGGTGTTCCGCATCGGCAACGCCACCAACAACATCCGTTGGGACAGCTTCGAACACTTCGCCAGCAACCCGAAGGTGAAGTGGGCGATCCCGATGTCCCTCGGCGATTCCCATCGCGGCTACCGGGTGATGGGCACCACCGAAGCCTATTTCGAGCATTACCAGTACGGTCGCCAGCAGCATCTCGAACTGGCCGACGGCCGCGCCTTCGCCACCGATCCGTTCGAAGTGGTGCTCGGTGCCGAAGTGGCCGAGGCGCTGCATTACAAACTCGGCGACAAACTGGTGCTGGCTCACGGCGTGGCGGCGATCAGTCTGGTCAAGCACGACGACAAACCATTCACCGTGGTCGGGATTCTCAAGCGCACCGGCACCCCGGTGGACCGCACGCTGCACATCAGCCTCGGCGGCATGGAGGCGATCCACATCGACTGGCACAACGGTGTGCCGGCCCGTGGCAACGGCCGGATCAGCGCCGACCAGGCACGCAACATGGACCTGACGCCGCAAGCGATCACCGCGTTCATGCTCGGCCTCAACAGCAAGATTTCGACTTTCGCATTGCAACGGGAGATCAACGAATTCCGCGGCGAGCCGATGCTGGCGATCCTGCCGGGCGTGGCCTTGCAGGAGTTGTGGAGCCTGATGAGCACCGCTGAAAAAGCGCTGTTCGTGGTCTCACTGTTCGTGGTGCTGACCGGGTTGATCGGCATGCTCACGGCGATTCTCACCAGCCTCAACGAACGCCGCCGCGAGATGGCGATCCTGCGTTCGGTGGGCGCGCGGCCGTGGCACATCGCGAGCCTGCTGGTGCTGGAAGCGTTTGCTCTGGCGCTGACGGGGGTGATCGCCGGGCTGGCGTTGCTGTACCTCGGCATCGCCGCCGCTCAGGGTTATGTGCAGGCCAATTACGGGCTGTATCTGCCGCTGGCGTGGCCAAGCGAGTATGAATGGACGCTGCTCGGTGGCATTCTGGCTGCCGCGCTGCTGATGGGCAGCGTGCCGGCCTGGCGCGCGTATCGCCAATCCTTGGCCGATGGCCTGTCGATCCGTTTATGAGGATGTTCACCATGCCCCGCGCCGTGCTTGCGCTGCTGTTGCTGGTCGCCCTGCCCGTATGGGCGGCGGCACCAAAAGACCTGACCTGGTCGGAGATGATCCCGCCGGACGCGGCGCCCGAAGTGCCGAACATGACGCCGCTGCATGACCTGTCGAAGATGAGCGATGCGCTGTCGGCCGAATCGGCGCCGGCAGCCAAGCAGGACATGCCCAATGCCCCCGTGGTGCAAAGCCTCGACGGTCAGAACATTCGTCTGCCGGGCTACATCGTGCCGCTGGAAGTCAGCGAAGAAGGTCGCACCACGGACTTCCTGCTGGTGCCGTATTTCGGCGCCTGCATCCATGTGCCGCCACCGCCGTCGAACCAGATCGTGCACGTGAAAAGCGAACTCGGCGTGAAGCTCGACGAGCTGTATCAGCCGTACTGGGTGGAGGGACCGTTGCAGGTCAAGCAGTCCACCAGCGAACTGGCCGATGCCGGGTATCAGATGGAAGCGGACAAGATTTATGTGTACGAGCTGCCGGAGTAAATCTGCTGGTTCTTCATTGCTTGTCAGGGCCCTATCGCTGGCAAGCCAGCTCCCACAGGTTTTGTTGGTGATCACAAAATTTGTTAACGACTCGATCACTGTGGGAGCTGGCTTGCCAGCGATGAGGCCATGAAAGTTCCACAAAAATCCGGGGCATCACTGTTTCATTGAGCTGAGTCAAAAGACCGTATCAGACGGATTCGTACCATAGGACATCAAACATTTTTAACGTCCTTTGGGAGCTTCCATGAACAAGTCCTTGCTCAGCGCCTCGCTGTTTGCCCTCGCGCTCGCAGCCCCGCTCGCCCACGCCCACGAAGCCGGCGACATCATCGTTCGTGCCGGTGCGATCACCGTCAACCCGAAGGCCGACAGCTCCAGCGTCAAGGTCGATCAGGGTCCGCTGAGCGGCACCAACCTGGGCGGCAAGGCGACCATGAGCAGCGACACCCAACTGGGTCTGAACTTCGCCTATATGCTGACCAACAACATCGGTATCGAGCTGCTGGCCGCCTCGCCGTTCGAGCATGACGTGAAGATCAAGGGCACTGCCCTGCCAGCGGCCAACGGCAAGCTCGGCACCCTGAAACACCTGCCGCCGACCCTGAGCGTCGTCTACTACCCGCTGGACGCCAAGTCGGCCTTCCAGCCGTACATCGGCGGCGGCATCAACTACACCTGGATCTACGACGAGCACGTCGGCAGCGAAGCCCAGTCCAACGGCTTCAGCAACTTCAAGGCGAAAAATTCCTGGGGCCTGGCCTGGCAGGTTGGCGCCGACTACATGCTGACCGACAACATCATGCTCAACGCCCAGGTGCGCTACATCGACATCGACACCCGCGCCACCGTCGAGAACAACGCCGTGGCTCCGGGCACTCGCGCAAAAGTGAATGTCGATGTCGATCCATTTGTGTACATGGTCGGTCTGGGCTACAAGTTCTAAGCGAGCAATCAAAGAACGTTCACGTGGTGGTGAATGAGGCTTGGTGGCGGGCAGACTCAGAACTGACGGCGATGTTACGCCATCGACCGGGGAGCAAGCTCCCTCGCTACAGGAAACAGGTTTGAAACCCGAATTCCGGCCGTGAAAAAGGCGCCTGTCAAAAGGCGCCTTTTTCATGTCTGCAAGAAGCTCAGCGCCCCAGCAAACGGGCCAGGCCGACGTTCATCGGGGTTGGCGTCGGGCACTTGAACCGCTCAAGCAACCGGCGGTTGTTTGCCCGCGAATGGCGGATGTCACCGGAGCGCGCCGGGCCATAGCTGACGGGCGGCAACTCGCCGACCACCGCTTCGAGCGCGGCCAGCATCTGCTTGAGATTGGTCGCCTGATTCCAGCCGACGTTCACCGCTCCGGCGTCCACTTGCGGCTTCTCGATCGCCTGCACCAGCACGTCGACCAGGTCTTCGACGTACATGAAATCCCGGGTCTGCTCGCCATCGCCGAACACGGTGATCGGCAGGCCTTTCTGCGCGCGTTCGCTGAAGATGCTGATCACCCCGGAGTACGGCGAGGACGGATCCTGACGCGGGCCGAAGATGTTGAAGAAACGGAATATCGCCGGTTCCAGACCGTGCTGGCGGCGGTAGAAATCGAAGTACTGCTCGCCGGCCAGTTTGTCCGACGCATAAGGCGTCAACGGCGCCTTGGGCGTGTCTTCGTCAATCGACTCGCCTTCGCCATTGTTGCCGTAGACGGCTGCGCTGGAGGCGTA is a window from the Pseudomonas gozinkensis genome containing:
- a CDS encoding YbaY family lipoprotein, which encodes MSLRPLVLLSVFSLLVACGSDAPKPQPPTPGPAPQQAQKKAREAADLGPLPAYQRELSGTLQGVPAGAEVELALLVIDEKDRPQQLLASSSLIGNNQILPFHLRFNPDAFPVGARVELRGRASQSGQLILHLPSQTITQPTTQALGQLQFVKAP
- the nrdR gene encoding transcriptional regulator NrdR, with the translated sequence MHCPFCGANDTKVIDSRLVAEGEQVRRRRECLACGERFTTFETAELVLPRLIKTDGSRQPFDEEKLRAGMQRALEKRPVSVERLESSLVHIKHKLRATGEREVKSLVVGELVMAELQKLDEVAYIRFASVYRRFQDLNEFREEIDRLAREPVKE
- a CDS encoding OmpW/AlkL family protein is translated as MNKSLLSASLFALALAAPLAHAHEAGDIIVRAGAITVNPKADSSSVKVDQGPLSGTNLGGKATMSSDTQLGLNFAYMLTNNIGIELLAASPFEHDVKIKGTALPAANGKLGTLKHLPPTLSVVYYPLDAKSAFQPYIGGGINYTWIYDEHVGSEAQSNGFSNFKAKNSWGLAWQVGADYMLTDNIMLNAQVRYIDIDTRATVENNAVAPGTRAKVNVDVDPFVYMVGLGYKF
- the trxA gene encoding thioredoxin produces the protein MSQQTLYIFDATTADFDQSVIEASFQKPVLVDFWAEWCAPCKALMPMLQGIAESYQGELLLAKVNCDIEQDIVARFGIRSLPTVVLFKDGQPVDGFAGAQPESAVRALLEPHVQMPAPSAADPFEQAQTLFDEGRYADAEATLVTLLGVDNTNAKALILYARCLTERGELGEAQTVLDAVKSDEHKAALAGAKAQIKFLGLARDLPDAADLKSRLAQNPQDDEAVYQLAIQQLARQQYEAALDALLKLFIRNRSYGEGLPHKTLLQVFELLGNDHPLVTAYRRKVFAALY
- a CDS encoding ABC transporter permease, whose amino-acid sequence is MYLFRLAMASLANRRFTALLTAFAIALSVCLLLAVERVRTEAKASFASTISGTDLIVGARSGSVNLLLYSVFRIGNATNNIRWDSFEHFASNPKVKWAIPMSLGDSHRGYRVMGTTEAYFEHYQYGRQQHLELADGRAFATDPFEVVLGAEVAEALHYKLGDKLVLAHGVAAISLVKHDDKPFTVVGILKRTGTPVDRTLHISLGGMEAIHIDWHNGVPARGNGRISADQARNMDLTPQAITAFMLGLNSKISTFALQREINEFRGEPMLAILPGVALQELWSLMSTAEKALFVVSLFVVLTGLIGMLTAILTSLNERRREMAILRSVGARPWHIASLLVLEAFALALTGVIAGLALLYLGIAAAQGYVQANYGLYLPLAWPSEYEWTLLGGILAAALLMGSVPAWRAYRQSLADGLSIRL
- a CDS encoding class I SAM-dependent methyltransferase, with translation MNAPSDLQQSLGELLGDARLKACALPDTDLQLWLIDGDNMAREFSQEETQRILHEPPYWSFCWASGLAVARYLAEFPEWVRGKRVLDFGAGSGIAGIAAVKAGALEVVACDLDPLAIAACRANAELNDVQMSYSTDFFAEADRFDLILVADVLYDRENLPLLDAFLSRGREALVADSRVRDFRHPLYRRIEMLEAMTLPDLAEPEEFRHVSLYHAARA
- a CDS encoding ABC transporter ATP-binding protein; translation: MTQALIELSDLGFNWPGHPPLLDIPAFRLEAGETLFLKGPSGSGKTTLLGLLGGVQKPGRGSIRLLGQELTELGAGARDRFRVDHTGYIFQQFNLLPFLSVRENVELPCHFSKLRAERARQRHGSVDQAAATLLAHLGLKDESILSRRADSLSIGQQQRVAAARALIGQPELVIADEPTSALDYDARENFIRLLFAECREAGSSLLFVSHDQSLAPLFDRHLSLAELNRAATSAEV
- a CDS encoding DUF2796 domain-containing protein, which translates into the protein MRRLLLALPFALLPLAIAHAADEHDHDHEHGSLGAHEHGVGRLNAALDGQTLELELESPAMNLVGFEHVATSDADKAKVAAARAQLEKPLALFSLPAAAGCKVTSQELESPLFGDKPDADDHDEEEAGKDGHEHHHDHSEIHAHYQFSCAAPGALKTLDLANLFNTFPATQKIQVQLISPSGQQGTEVTAKAAALKF
- a CDS encoding NAD-dependent epimerase/dehydratase family protein, whose translation is MAEGPVLITGGAGFIGSHLTDALLANGHSVRILDDLSTGKRSNLPLDNPKVELIVGDVADAALVAQAMQGCSAVAHLAAVASVQASVDDPVKTHQSNFIGTLNVCEAMREAGVKRVLYASSAAVYGNNGEGESIDEDTPKAPLTPYASDKLAGEQYFDFYRRQHGLEPAIFRFFNIFGPRQDPSSPYSGVISIFSERAQKGLPITVFGDGEQTRDFMYVEDLVDVLVQAIEKPQVDAGAVNVGWNQATNLKQMLAALEAVVGELPPVSYGPARSGDIRHSRANNRRLLERFKCPTPTPMNVGLARLLGR
- a CDS encoding DUF3299 domain-containing protein, whose translation is MPRAVLALLLLVALPVWAAAPKDLTWSEMIPPDAAPEVPNMTPLHDLSKMSDALSAESAPAAKQDMPNAPVVQSLDGQNIRLPGYIVPLEVSEEGRTTDFLLVPYFGACIHVPPPPSNQIVHVKSELGVKLDELYQPYWVEGPLQVKQSTSELADAGYQMEADKIYVYELPE